In one Lycium barbarum isolate Lr01 chromosome 7, ASM1917538v2, whole genome shotgun sequence genomic region, the following are encoded:
- the LOC132601992 gene encoding receptor-like protein 9DC3, which produces MTFPKKISLFKFFTLLYLVFTVTFVSTEEATALLKWKATFNNQNNSLLASWRQSSNACKDWYGVICFNGRINRLNITNASVIGTLYDFPFSSLPFLEYVDLSRNNISSTIPPKIGNLTNLVYLDLRINQISGTIPPQIGSLAKLQTLRLFDNYLSGAIPREIGYLRSLTKLSLGTNFLSGSIPISLGNLTNLSFLLLYENQLSGSIPEEIGYLRSLGQLHLWSNSLNGSIPASLGNLNNMSILDLYGNHLSGSIPEEIASLGNLNSLSLLYLFDNHLSGSIPEEIGNLRSLTKVLLYNNSLGGSIPASLGNLNNLSLLHLFNNNLSRSIPEELGYLRSLTKLDLSNNSLSGSIPSSLGNLNNLSTLYLANNNLSGSIPASFGNLINMKGLFLHINNLTDEIPSSMCNLTSLELLYLTRNNLKGKIMQCLGNINGLQVLAMSGNNLSGDIPSSLCNLTSLRILDLGRNSLKGAIPQCFGNMSAHLEVLDIHHNNLSGTLPITFSIGSVLRSINLQENELEGKISVSLANCKELQVLDLGDNYLVDTFPMWLKTLPKLQILSLRSNKLHGPIRTSRNETMFFELRVLDLSYNAFIGNLPVSLFQHLKAMRKIDQTIKAPTYLTINVGVGYYHDPLTIATKGLELELIGILTVYTAIDLSSNIFEGQIPSIMGDLIALRVLNLSHNVLQGHIPPSLGSLSVVESLDLSFNQLVGVIPKQLASLSSFEVLNLSYNHLQGCIPQGPQFHTCESNSYEGNDELRGFPVSKGCGSDTLPETNYTVSVLEDQESNSVFLNDFWKAALMGYGSGLCIGLSIIYFMISTGNPKWLARIIVELEHKMIMRRRKKQRRQRNHIRRNNPLDKEIMTIETGTPSANIAPAVTPTTRTAVPPTEKPAKFTGDNFKGW; this is translated from the exons ATGACGTTTCCTAAGAAAATTTCTCTGTTTAAGTTTTTCACCCTTTTATATCTAGTCTTTACAGTTACTTTTGTTTCCACAGAGGAAGCAACAGCACTCCTAAAATGGAAAGCAACTTTCAATAACCAGAATAATTCCTTATTGGCTTCGTGGAGACAAAGTTCTAATGCATGCAAAGACTGGTACGGAGTTATATGCTTTAATGGTAGGATAAACAGGTTGAATATTACAAATGCTAGCGTCATTGGTACACTATATGATTTTCCATTTTCATCTCTCCCTTTTCTTGAGTATGTTGATCTTAGCAGGAACAATATCTCTAGCACCATCCCACCAAAAATTGGTAATCTTACTAATCTTGTCTATCTTGACTTGCGTATCAATCAGATTTCAGGCACAATCCCACCACAAATCGGATCACTAGCCAAGCTTCAGACCCTCCGCCTATTTGACAACTATTTAAGTGGTGCCATTCCAAGAGAAATAGGTTACCTAAGGTCTCTTACTAAGCTATCTTTGGGTACTAACTTTCTTAGTGGTTCTATTCCTATTTCATTGGGGAACTTGACCAACTTGTCTTTTCTGTTACTTTATGAAAATCAACTTTCTGGCTCCATTCCTGAAGAAATAGGTTACCTAAGGTCTCTTGGACAACTACATTTGTGGAGTAATTCTCTTAATGGTTCTATTCCTGCTTCATTGGGGAATTTGAACAACATGTCTATTTTGGATCTGTATGGAAATCACCTTTCTGGCTCCATTCCTGAAGAAATAG CTTCATTGGGGAATTTGAACAGCTTGTCGCTTTTGTATCTCTTTGATAATCACCTTTCGGGTTCAATTCCTGAAGAAATAGGTAACCTAAGGTCTCTTACTAAGGTATTGTTGTATAATAACTCTCTTGGTGGTTCTATTCCTGCTTCGTTGGGGAATTTGAACAATTTGTCCCTTTTGCATCTCTTTAATAATAACCTTTCTAGATCTATTCCTGAAGAATTAGGTTACCTAAGGTCTCTTACTAAGCTAGATCTGAGTAATAACTCTCTTAGTGGTTCTATTCCCTCTTCGTTGGGGAATTTGAACAACTTGTCTACATTGTATCTTGCCAACAATAACCTTTCGGGATCCATTCCTGCTTCTTTTGGCAATTTGATAAATATGAAAGGTTTGTTTCTCCATATTAACAATCTCACCGACGAAATTCCTTCGTCTATGTGCAATTTGACATCACTAGAACTGTTGTATCTCACGAGAAACAACTTGAAGGGAAAAATTATGCAATGTTTGGGTAATATCAATGGCCTCCAAGTTTTGGCGATGTCAGGTAATAATCTTAGTGGAGATATTCCTTCATCTCTTTGCAATTTAACATCACTACGAATTTTAGATTTGGGTAGAAACAGTCTTAAAGGAGCAATTCCGCAATGTTTTGGCAATATGAGTGCTCATCTTGAGGTTTTGGATATACACCACAACAATCTTTCTGGGACTCTTCCAATAACTTTTAGCATTGGAAGTGTACTCAGAAGCATCAACttgcaagagaatgaactagagGGGAAAATCTCTGTATCTTTGGCCAATTGCAAAGAGTTGCAGGTTCTTGATTTAGGAGATAATTACCTCGTTGACACATTCCCAATGTGGTTGAAAACTCTTCCAAAGCTGCAAATATTAAGCTTGAGATCAAATAAATTGCATGGGCCCATTAGAACTTCAAGGAATGAAACCATGTTTTTTGAGCTTCGAGTCCTTGATCTCTCTTACAATGCCTTCATAGGAAACTTACCAGTGAGCTTGTTTCAACATTTGAAAGCCATGAGGAAAATTGATCAAACAATAAAGGCACCAACATATCTTACTATAAATGTTGGGGTAGGATATTACCACGATCCTTTGACAATTGCAACCAAGGGACTGGAGCTTGAACTTATTGGAATTTTGACTGTTTACACTGCTATTGATCTTTCAAGCAacatatttgaaggacaaattcCAAGTATTATGGGAGATCTCATTGCACTCCGGGTGCTGAATTTGTCTCATAATGTATTGCAAGGTCATATACCACCATCACTTGGAAGTTTATCTGTAGTTGAATCTTTGGATCTTTCGTTTAACCAGCTTGTAGGAGTGATACCAAAGCAACTTgcttctctttcttcttttgaAGTCTTAAATCTCTCCTACAATCATCTTCAAGGATGCATCCCTCAAGGACCTCAATTTCATACCTGTGAGAGCAATTCATATGAAGGTAATGATGAATTACGTGGATTCCCTGTTTCAAAAGGTTGTGGTAGTGATACGTTGCCAGAGACAAATTATACTGTATCTGTGCTAGAAGATCAAGAAAGCAATTCTGTATTTCTGAATGATTTTTGGAAAGCTGCTCTTATGGGATATGGAAGTGGACTATGTATTGGATtatccataatatatttcatgatttcaacTGGAAATCCGAAATGGCTTGCAAGAATCATTGTGGAACTGGAACACAAAATGATTATGCGAAGAAGAAAGAAGCAGCGACGTCAAAGGAATCACATAAGAAGAAATAATCCCCT TGACaaagaaataatgacaattgagACTGGAACTCCCTCTGCGAATATTGCACCAGCGGTTACTCCTACAACCCGTACCGCTGTGCCACCGACTGAGAAACCTGCGAAGTTCACCGGTGACAACTTTAAAGGATGGTAG